One Agelaius phoeniceus isolate bAgePho1 chromosome 6, bAgePho1.hap1, whole genome shotgun sequence DNA window includes the following coding sequences:
- the CHRM5 gene encoding muscarinic acetylcholine receptor M5 yields the protein MEVNLFSNSTVVNSSSINHKQLEGHSLWEVITIATVTAIVSLITIVGNILVMISFKVNSQLKTVNNYYLLSLACADLIIGIFSMNLYTSYILIGHWTLGSLACDLWLALDYVASNASVMNLLVISFDRYFSITRPLTYRAKRTPKRAGIMIGMAWLISFMLWAPVILCWQYFVGERTVPPEECQIQFLYEPIITFGTAIAAFYIPVSVMTILYCRIYKETEKRTKDLAELQGSESVAEYETIKPQKTLLKSCFSCKQQNLVKREGCQASWSSSSRSTSATAKASQAANTCMDWAKADQLTTCSSYASSEDEDKLATDPVFQVTYKSPSKSKAEEYNETTDVVVKDQPEESDFENQKYFLSPTKEHVQKSKKCVAYKFRLVVKADGTQEANNGCRKVKITPCSAALSKDPSIKSMDPNINNQITKRKRMVLIKERKAAQTLSAILLAFIITWTPYNIMVLISTFCSDCIPLTLWHLGYWLCYVNSTVNPMCYALCNKTFRKTFKMLLFCQWKKKKVEEKLYWQGNTRLP from the coding sequence ATGGAAGTCAATTTATTCAGCAATTCTACTGTTGTAAACAGTTCCTCCATCAACCACAAGCAGTTAGAAGGGCATAGCCTCTGGGAAGTCATTACTATTGCCACTGTAACTGCAATTGTAAGCTTAATAACCATAGTGGGAAATATTCTTGTAATGATATCTTTTAAGGTCAACAGTCAGCTCAAAACTGTCAACAATTATTACTTGCTCAGCCTTGCCTGTGCAGATCTCATCATTGGGATATTTTCTATGAACCTTTATACATCCTATATACTCATAGGCCATTGGACTCTTGGAAGCCTCGCCTGTGACCTGTGGCTAGCACTGGACTATGTAGCTAGCAATGCCTCAGTAATGAACCTCCTAGTCATCAGTTTTGACAGATATTTTTCCATCACAAGGCCTTTAACTTACAGGGCCAAACGCACACCCAAAAGAGCTGGCATCATGATTGGTATGGCTTGGCTGATTTCCTTCATGTTGTGGGCACCTGTAATCTTGTGCTGGCAGTATTTCGTGGGTGAACGAACAGTACCACCTGAAGAGTGCCAGATACAGTTTCTATATGAACCCATTATTACCTTTGGTACTGCAATTGCTGCTTTTTACATTCCAGTGTCTGTGATGACCATTCTGTACTGCCGCATTTACAAAGAGACCGAGAAACGCACCAAGGACCTCGCTGAACTGCAGGGCTCAGAGTCTGTGGCAGAGTATGAGACAATAAAGCCTCAGAAAACTCTCCTGAAGTCTTGCTTCAGTTGCAAGCAACAAAACTTAGTCAAAAGAGAGGGGTGTCAGGCTTCGTGGTCCTCATCTAGCCGAAGTACGTCAGCTACGGCGAAGGCCTCCCAGGCAGCCAATACTTGCATGGACTGGGCCAAGGCTGACCAGTTAACCACCTGCAGCAGCTACGCCTCCTCCGAAGACGAGGATAAACTTGCCACTGACCCAGTTTTCCAAGTAACTTACAAAAGTCCATCTAAAAGTAAGGCAGAAGAGTATAATGAGACTACAGATGTTGTTGTCAAAGACCAACCTGAAGAAAGTGATTTTGAGAACCAGAAATACTTTTTGTCACCTACCAAAGAACACgtacaaaaaagtaaaaaatgtgTGGCCTATAAATTCCGTTTGGTGGTTAAGGCTGATGGCACTCAGGAAGCCAACAATGGTTGCCGAAAAGTAAAAATAACTccttgttctgctgctctgtcaAAGGACCCTTCCATCAAAAGCATGGATCCAAATATAAATAACCAAATCACCAAAAGGAAACGCATGGTTCTTATAAAGGAACGCAAAGCGGCACAGACTTTAAGTGCCATTCTTTTGGCTTTTATCATCACTTGGACTCCCTATAATATCATGGTTTTGATCTCCACATTTTGCTCTGACTGCATCCCCCTGACACTGTGGCACCTTGGATATTGGCTATGCTATGTGAACAGTACTGTTAACCCCATGTGTTATGCTCTCTGTAATAAAACTTTCAGGAAGACTTTTAAGATGCTGCTTTTTTGccagtggaagaagaaaaaagtggaAGAGAAACTCTACTGGCAGGGCAATACCAGACTGCCATAA
- the LOC129122269 gene encoding fibrinogen-like protein 1-like protein: MGLRSSAGLVLLLLSQCTVSLGSKEAVVLANAHLLPQRDYERLGNAHQKDYPRDCFEILKHSKGNSRDGLYIIQPKEEPIVVFCNMQDGGWTVIQHITANSTVDFDRTWQDYKYGFGSVDENHWLGNEYMHQLTGSSVQYILGVKLVNLNAEVKWGQYEPFLIEGEESQYRIRVGLYKGNATDALTLDTEAYLHDNQKFTTKDRDNDNYFMNCAKLELNGIPGGGWWYDACAGANLNRRNVIYWQRDCSKQQPCKFAWMMVKPIEHHQSYPTKACPCQKVEL, encoded by the exons ATGGGACTGAGGAGCTCAGCAGGACTCGTGCTGCTCTTGCTCTCTCAGTGCACTGTGTCCCTGGGCTCCAAAGAGGCAGTGGTCCTGGCTAATGCCCACCTCCTCCCCCAGAGAGATTATGAGAGACTGGGGAATGCCCATCAGAAAG aCTATCCTAGGGATTGTTTTGAGATTTTAAAGCACTCCAAAGGAAATTCCAGAGATGGCCTTTACATCATCCAACCAAAAGAAGAACCAATTGTTGTCTTTTGTAATATGCAGGATGGTGGCTGGACAGTAATCCAGCATATTACAGCCAACAGCACTGTCGACTTTGACAGGACTTGGCAGGACTACAAATATGGATTTGGCTCTGTTGATGAGAACCACTGGTTAGGAAATGAATACATGCACCAGTTAACTGGCAGCTCAGTGCAATATATACTTGGAGTTAAACTTGTGAATCTAAATGCTGAAGTCAAATGGGGACAGTATGAGCCATTCCTGATTGAGGGGGAGGAGTCTCAGTATCGAATCAGGGTTGGTCTTTACAAAGGCAACGCCACTGATGCTCTGACCCTGGACACAGAAGCTTACCTCCATGACAACCAGAAGTTCACCACCAAGGACAGAGACAATGACAATTACTTTATGAATTGTGCCAAGCTGGAGCTCAATGGCATTCCTGGGGGAGGCTGGTGGTACgatgcctgtgctggggcaaaCCTGAACCGCAGGAATGTGATATACTGGCAAAGAGACTGCAGCAAGCAACAGCCCTGCAAGTTTGCATGGATGATGGTCAAACCCATCGAGCACCACCAGTCGTACCCTACCAAGGCCTGCCCCTGTCAGAAAGTTGAACTGTAG